aCTCAGGATGAAAATGTGGTGCCATACTTGTGGAAGACAAAGATGTAATGAGAGCTTTCGGGCCAACGCCGGTGTCGATAGGCTGTGGAATTAATACATTACATCTTCCACCACTCCCTATTAGAACAGTGCGcaaatgtctgtgttgttgagAACGCGCCCGTGCAGACAATCTCCTGGGGTGCCGTTCATGAGTGGAACTCAAACGCGAGAGAGAGACCAGCACCAATTCTGCGCCACTGAAGCCTATAGACGGGGCCGGACATTCATATTTTGACGTAGGTGTGTGTGAGCTACACTgcaattacacaaatgaaacacTAGTAGAAGTAGAGTTTTTCTCTGGCgtctctgtttacttcagaaCAATGGCGAGTGTTACTAAGCGGATCGTGTTGGGAGTTGGAGCTGatagatgttgaagagcaataactttttcttaaagaactgcaacaaaggaaagaaagacgGCGTCCGTGTTCGTGccttcaattaataaaaaaaatggccgCGAGTCTGCAGGAGATGCAGCGCTACcaagtggaccaatcacagctcttgtaGTCTGCGTTGCCTCTACGAGTAGTTCAGTGTATGTGGAGGTGCAGGTCAGGGTACGGCGCAGGACTCTGCGTTGGGTTACTTGTGACTTAATAATGAATTGGGCTTAAGGGGTCATAATACCTGCTCTATCCAGGGTCCCCTAACGTTTCCTGCTTAGGGCCCCCGAATTTACCGGCCCGGCCCTGGAGGAAGGCAAAGTTTGAGCTATGGTGTAGAAAGATGGTGTTATTGTTTGTATGATCACTAAACGTGGCGGTGCATCCTGGGGagtggatgaggatgatgatgctgatgatgatgaagatgatgatgttaAAACTAAATGAACTGGAGTAAACCCACCGTCAGTTAGTTACCTAGCAACACGGCCGCAGCACGGTAAAGACAGACTGATGGCTCCCGGTGCTCATCACATACCTGGACAGATGAAGCTTCCCCCGGCGGCTGCAGCTCACTGCGGCTCGGAGTGAAAGTTCAGCggctgctctctgctctctcgGCGGGTCACTGCTCTCACCGGCACcttggggtggggtgggggggggagaggttaTCTTGTTTTCTTCAGCTCGAGGCAGCAGGCGACTCGTCGAGCTTAGGAAGCGATGCCATCACTGACACGAACAGGTCTGAAGTCAGCCGCTGGTTTCCGTCTGCCGgccgtgcgtgtgcgtgtggccCGTCAACAGGGGAAGGGGCGCGGGTACGACATGTAAAGATGACGCGAGGAGAAACATCCTCAGCCCCGGAATGTTTGGTTTCTCTCTCCGCGGGCTTTCAGCCGCCGTTCCGGGACGGGTTCACTGAACCTCGAGACATCCTCGCGCCGGACACACGCACGCTGGGTTTCCTCAAACGACAGGAAAGGCCAAAGTATCTATGGAAACGTCAAAATGTCCTTGAATATATCCGGGCTGGCGGCTCGTCCTGTGGAggcggtgaggaggaggaggtggaggctgggGGACACGACGCGGCCGTGAGCTCAGTCCAGCAGCAGCGGTCGCCTCCGTCCACAGAACCGGGAAGAAGAGGGAGGTGCGGACGGATGAAGAAGACTCACCATGGTTAAGTTGTGACTCCTCAAGTCTGCGCCGCTGCGAGACTCCACAGTCGTGTCAGGCGGACATCTGCCGGGAGAGCACCAGCGACACCAGGCTTTCCGGTGTgggcttcaaagtaaaagtcggATCTCGCTGCGCGTCTGCTGCGTTTAGAGTGTATACCTCCGCCAGAGGCAAATTTAATTCACCAGATCCACATTTGTCTCTTACGCATGCTTATAAAGATATTATCATGACAGcattacctctatgcctttttaaactgaaCACTGTCCCCTTTTAGTACATAGGACAAGATGAAGAATTCCCCTTGTATTTTCTAACGCCCTAATGAAGGCCTACAACttgtaataataatcataataatagttTACAAAGTCAGAGAGGTAATGGTGTCTGATGACAAACCAGTATCCAGTCAGATTTACTTTTAGCctaagcatatatatatatatattatattcggCCTGTATCATCGATTAAAAGGCCAAGAGTGTTGTGCaattcactactctcatgaacttattcaaagttcagttcatacaagtaaaaatgaatagttcacgttcatagttgaACTGAACTAGTTcgtagttcagttcatttcatagttttaaggtggaaagtgagaatgaaagacttctTTTTCAGAcggtgtaaaaatccctctctgctttctcttgccatctgtatacgagaccgagagctgttgtgttgcaggtatggcctgcccctttaagaaaagtgtgtagtgtgtgacgtagtgcacctgggtgtTGTTggaaaagacgctaaaagtgtgtttataaggagaagtgacggagcacctagaggtgatgcgagtgttgctcctgctgtatatccgagtaataaagtggccgcacagtaaagaaacatctcctccatcCTGCGCAGAAACCCATTGCGCACATTTTGCGCAGTAGACTTctacgcacatcctgcgcagaagcccactgcgcacatcctgcgcagaaaccCATTGCGCAGGAACTGcaagcgcagttttttttttagtttttttttttattataaattaaattttccccttttttatatttaattaatttacatagtgtaagatattatGCAATTAATAGGAGAAATTCTGCCAATATGAAAATCTCAGTACATTGACAACTTGAAGATGGAAGCAGTAGGATTTGGACCCGGGTCCTTCTTGCTGAGGAACGATCGctttaccgactaggccacaccgctTGATGATGTCATGAGGAACTAAGCACAgttaagaagatggacaaatgatcgtgtgtgtgtctgtgtcattttatgctgctttggataaacacttcagagaaaatattttctactttactacatatatttgacttAATAGTTACTTTAATATTTTTGGcctttagatactggatgatttaacatactttaaaacctattgttagagaataacccagtacttTTCCAACCTTGTCTTCGGatgccttacaagaatcacagtctgctgtgatgtcctgaggctaccccctgctggctgctgggttcctctgctgctctaacttgatttgtgcagcttgtgattaactaaagttgtccataaaagaaaatctttaatatccatcgagggcaatttgatgtacaaccagcaatcagtgcatgacaaaaataaaccaatatacaatgtaaataaaacacaatataaaaaccctatagactaagtagcaggggacAATTAgctattaataatttaattgataagtagaccaacagaaaattacccatcaactatttagatattctcgaaacatttcattctacttttaatttcctgttgtgtttctaataattattaatgttggtgacatttccttaATAAATGGGTGGAGactttattacctctgctaaggaggttatgttttcatctctgatttgtcagtcaacaggtttatgtaataaactactggaccaataaccacacgatttggtagaaggaagctgcatggatcagagatgaaccaatactgctctgttgagctctactcaattgtcattgagttgcgttcagttcatcgttctcataaaagtgaacatGTTCAATGGACGCGTTCTTTTGAGTtcattcatgcacaacactgaaggccaaaacacttgatgacactaaggtgcacaactgaagttatgtccctaacatctgctggtggccactgacacctgctaacatctactggtagttgTAACCTAAATTATGCAGAAAACCTTGAAGGATATTCACTTGTCCTGTGTCCTAAAACAAGTAAAGAGAGTTTATAGACGTAAGTGATCAAAAATTGAGCCTCAACAACAACCCACAAAGGGGCAAGCAGTCTAGATGATGGTAGAATAGGTGGGTTTAATTACTCATTAGATGCATACAAAACTGAGAAAagaatgtcatgattgacatctGAGACTGGCTTGCGATTGGTCGAGCTCCATCCCCTGGATAGCGGGAGGAAGTGTAGAAGCTTCGTCCATGTTTATATACAAACCCAACATGTCTCATATAGAGAAAAAATGATGCTGTTAAAATTATggtgaaattttttttttctgagcagCACAAACAATATGTagtgttttattctgaaggacTGCTCACTCGTTTTCCGGTTTCTGTCTTTGTTGTGGCGGACTTGATGAAGCTGTGACCCGCACAGACATGCAGAGGAGTTTCGAAAGTGGGGCGCCTCCTGCTGGTGAACGATTATATGACGTGCACTGGTATCATCACGTATCTCTCCGCAGACATTGACAATATAATAACCCGTAAAGTAATAAATTACAGTCGCCACCGCCTATCGTATATCATCTCTACTGACTGCTGTGTTATTAACCGCCATTCAGAGGAAGACAACCCTACATTTAACCATGtgcatattttaaatgtgtgaagAAACGAGTTCTTTGATATTGTACATTTACCTTCATCATGTAACTGAGGGACAAAgtcaattaaatatatttttttttttcacagattAGATGTCGTAACCTTCTGAGCACTGCATCAACTGTGACTGTAAATCCTACAAGTGTGTACAACGTGTACATATTTCTCATCAGTGGTTTCCTCAACCTGCTCTGAAGGTTTTCTAAGAACAGgaaatctgtttctttttttgatcAAAATGTCTTCAACACTCATTTTACCATTATATTGACACCATAaacaatatatttacatttcttttaattcaattttGTAAATACAACAACCATAGAAGTAGTTTTGTCTCCTTTCTATAAGTCACTAAAACATAGAGAGAATGCTGTATAGTTTTTGTAATCATTCAACTATATATCTTACATAATATGTACTGCTGCCACACCTCAGATGAGTCTCTTTGAACAGTTTCACATGTCTACAGCACATGGTGTCACTTCCTGGTTTTGACCTCACAGCTTCACACTGCATTGGGTCTAACGTCTCACCTCATGCACAATGATCTAAATGTGAATACACCACAAAGTCCTACGTTCATGATTCTTGAAAAACCAGCCAACCACACCGCTGCTGTGACCTCGTTCCAAATGTCACAACAGTAAAAGACAGACAAGAATTTGACAGATACTCCACATTGAATTGAGAGTTTCAAGGGGGTTTGGAACGTGGACATCACGTTCTGTTTTGTATCACAAAACTGGTTTGATCTGGACTGAAAGCAGAATGCACATTACCGTGAAGATGTGTCTATTTACAACAGTCACATAAGAATGACACAGTCAAGGTTAAAACGAGCTAAAGGGAGTATCCGTTGTTATGTGGGCACTGAAGATAAAGTTCATGTAATTAGGAATGCACCTCCCCCCTCACTCGCACTATCAGTGAGATGTCACTACAGGTCATCAGAGAGATTGTCTTTTCCCTGTGACCTACATGGTTTCCTGATTTAATAATTATAGTCTATGTcaagggagaaaaagaggaagggtTACATAACACATGTTTAATTATatccatataaaaaaaaattgtgaaactAGTTagcaataaatgtatttatagctTTAAATGGACATCAGTACTTTTCCTTGAGTGAATCTCACCTTTCCAGGCATCCTGCACTGATCCTTCAGAACCTACAGCACAAACATGGCAAACGCTATTAAATTCAATAGTAATGTCTTTTGGACTGTTAATGGAGAGTGTTGTGACAATGTGAATGAcacataattaatttaaaaaacaagcaAACCTGCTGCACTGTCAGGTGAAGAGGTGATCATAAATCCACTACCCCTGTTGATACTCTGCTGTTCagattttaaccataaactttaacATGCTTCAAAAAGGACAAGTTGGGCCTTAAGTCAACGTTCAGATTGTGGCAACTACCCGAAGACCACTGAGTTGATCTAAGAGGACATGCAGGCTCATAAGAAGTATACAAATCATTAATAGGATTTGCCTTTTTACAGAAGAATTATGGACATGTCAGCGCAGGAAACAAACTTTTGTAAAAACCAACAATAATCAGTGTCATACATGAATACAGTTACAGTGAAGTACAGTATATCCAGAGACTATATGAATAGGGATCTTTATATATGCAAACAACAGGCTAGCAATACACAGAGCCACAGTGTAAAAACCTGTTGAGATTGGAACACCATATAATTCTACAAGGTTGTTGAAACTATCAAGTATCTGCTTTTACCAGTGAACAAACGTCATGATGAATGTAAAATATACAAAAGGCAACAGAAAGGGCGACTGCAGCCGGTTTCTATTACACTTGATGATAGATCGGTACCATCACAGAACTTCCAGAACGTTGACTATGAGGACCTTGCCACAGAAAACTTCAGAACGCTTCTACCctttagacattttttttaatcggaTCGAACAACTTCCGACTTCCATTTGTAATTGTTTTATATAACATATATTTTGTAGGCCTATTTATTTTAACTGTCAAGTCTAACGTAACTGTATTTAATTTggcaatttaatattttttttaactttagaatgaaaaatattttttagggGTAAATTGTCTATTTTCTGTCTATGATATTACGAAAACAAGATATCATGTAAATAAGGATCACTCACTAAAGTATTTCTTGAGTATAAATTAAGGTTGCACAGCacttgtaaaataataaattatttctATTTTACAACTTTCACAGACAATTACGGAGGGTGTTAACCAGAAGAAGCCTTTAAAGAAAGTCAAACTTTACAAGTGTATCCTCAAatatttgtacaatttaaaaacCTGCCAGTTTTGTTCTGGCACACGGTGGCGGTAGAGATTAAACCACATAACTGCTCTTTCGGTCACGAAGAAAACAGGCAGTTACTGATTGGCTGACACGGTAGGCGACGGGGGCGTAGAAGAAGATGTGACCGGAAAAACAAGAGCACGCTGATGTGACGAGGAACAGACTGAAcatataaatacagtaaatttTGCGTGGACAGACGTCACTTGTGAGGGAGTTCATATTTATGTTTGGTGACGTACAACCTGATGTCATGACGTCGATCACTCGCTCCGCTTGAAGGAAATGTCTCGACTTGTCCCGCTCATCACGTCAGTGTGCAGAGGGGTCTTATGGAGGAGGGGGTGTCCCGGTGTCTCCCCTTCTCTGAACCCGCTCCCTGGACTCACATGGGTGCCTGCGGCCGGTAAGAAGGACCTGGTGGACCTGCCTGTCCTGGACGAAgacgagctggaggagcagtttGTGAGAGGATCCGGTCCCGGAGGACAAGCCACCAACAAGACCAGCAACTGTGTGGTGCTCAAACACGTCCCCACCGGGATCGTAGTGAAGGTACGTCCGGTGCTCTCCTCAAACACTGTCAGACTCCATACTGAGGTCAAGCAGATCACTTCAGAAACTGAAAAGAATAAGGctcctttaaaggttcagtgtgtaagatttaggcaatagggatctattggcagacatTGTATATACAATACTCCTAGTGATACTTAcaccagtgtgtttcatctttatTATACCAAttgatgttttctttaccctagaatgggccctttatatttaaatacttgatATCTAAATCATGAGCTGGTCCTCTCTTcagaggccgccatgttgtttacagtagcccagactggacaaactaaacaccttttgagtttttatgacaactgaaggccaccacaggttctctttcatgtttagaGGGGGGTTGGGGAGTGAGGAGGTGAGGGTTGTTCAGCTGAAACATGCAACTTcatcactagatgtcactaaattctactcactgaacctttaaaggggAAATGTTATGCTTTTTAACCGTTTCCCTTCCCTCTAGTGTgctatatatttttgtgtctaTTTTCTCTGTGCCGTTATATCACACAtgtgcataataataataataatgtgccCAGCGGCTTGTCGAGAAACATAGTATGGCAGAGGTGGGAGTTTTGcgaaaataaaagatttgagATTTACTATGttcatattttgtctttgtacCATTTCCCCCTCAGTGCCATCAAACAAGATCTGTGGAAATAAACCGAAAGCGTGCCCGTGGAATCATGAGAGAGAAACTTGATGTTGCATATAAAGGAGAACTTAGTGAACTGATTGTAAAGAAGAAGGAGTCGGTGCATaagaaacaagagaagaagaagaaagcacaTGAGAATCTGGAGAGGAAAAGACTCTTTAAAGAAGCGCTGGTTACAGAATCCACACATGAATAAGatatttatttgtagaataTGAGAAGACATGAGTCCGTGAATATAtcaattttattttgtgtctgtgaagacTGAGAAACAAAACCAAGATAAGTAATGTCAAGGGTATCCAATCAAATAAGCCTTTTATGTCTAGCATCTTTCATACATAGCCAAGGATGGAGAATTAATAGATTtaataaagttgtttaaaataaaaaggttggTGATGTGTAGTGAATCTTTTGATATTTAAAGGATGTTTCCCAAATTAATATTTAGTGCTTTAGGTACAGAATACAACATTCACCTGTAGGCGTGGTTTGATTCAGAttcacatacatttttcatgacaTAATTTCCCCCTCATCTATTTTTAGTAAATCTAATGAGTTTCAAGAGTCAACTCAGACAGACTACACATTGTTATATTATGTTTGGTTGAATTTGCTTTGCAACATTTTACCCAGTTCACCACAAGATGTCAGCAAAATGTGATTGGCTAAATACAGAGAAGACTTGAGGTGAAGCCattttgctgtcagttgttccTAATTGATGTCTTCACCCAGAATATCACTGAATGGAAGCTGCTGTTTTCACTTGAAATCAGGAGGTGGACCAAACCTTTGTACTTGAATGAGATCTTGTTTGgcatgggagggggggggattccaTGTATGTTTTAAAACCGTTGTAAAGCAAGATATATTGCTGAAAGTGGTTTTGAATTGCATTAAATCGTTCGTGCTGAGACAAAAGTATAGCACATTTTCTAGTCCTATTCAAGCAAGTCCCCTTCCATTCAAAAATATGTGCTGGTAAGTTTTCAAATGAATCTgctgaaaattaaaaaagtttctctctcttcaggtATCACTCACTCCAGAGCTGCAAGATTCAGACgacaaatattattattattactttatgaGCTGTTGCATTATAACAACTTGTCTGTCAGAACGGAAACCTGATTGAAaacaactgttcctggtctctctctctccccattaTTCAATTGGGGCATGGATTTTTGAAGCCTGTATCGCAAATATACTGATCATATACGTTCAGTGATGTAGGAGACTTCTTTTATCCAgttagatttaaaataaaaaattatcagCCTATTTACAGCTGCTGTTTTATTTCGCCTATCCTTAGTGATATGAGAAGCAGCTTTTAAAATCTAGGTGTACCCAATAAACTGCCAATTGAGCCTATACCATATATATCTTCCTAATATTCCAATAATGTTGAAAATCATAATACTGAAGATCATTATATCTGTACTGCAGCACAGAAGAGAACAGCAGAGGTCTAAGGGACACGTTTCAGAATGGgagcttccttttttttaatgctgagCTGCAGCCAATGAGAGCGCTGCTGTCATGCTCGCGCTCCTCCCGTCGCGGCCAAACAGCCAATCGGAGCAGCCGTAGGGTTTTTAAATCCTCCACGCTCTCACCGAACCTCTCCACGGTGGCTCACCGGTGCCAGTCGATGCAGAGACGGGGGATTTAAAACTGAGGCCGCGCTGCACCCACTCCTCGTCCTCTTGGGTTTTATTCTGATGACGGACATGGCAAAAGGTGAACTTTGACAATGCTCTGTCGCTTCTGTGTCAGCTTGTGGTTAACCGCACAGCTGGAGTTGACGTGAAGCTAAcggctaacgctagctagcCCAACTGGAGGGTCAACTTTGTGCAACTAAAAACGCAGCTGCTGGTTAAAAATAAAACCCGCGGGTGAGCGGAGTTGTGTGACTCGCAGAGCATTGAGTCTTGACGTGTTtccgtgtttttttttaaagggaagaAACACTTGCAGAGAACCGACGTGAAGCCCGAGGACAGCGTCGAGTACCAAGTCGCTTCAGGGGAggggacaaaagaaaacaaaccagcTGCGAACAACAAGGTGAGTTCAGCTGTTTGGTTTAGCACCGATGCGTCTTCTGCGTTAACGAGATGAAACGGTTAAACCCAGGCTGCTTTTCACACATTGTGGTAAAGTTAGTGTGACAGGTCTCCTGCCTCAGTTTAGCAACGAATATAACATCCACTCACAAACTTCATTGACTACAGGAAGCTTCCTATCGTTAACCAGACACGAGCCTGTCAGGAGAACCCTCCATCAGGCGGTGCACAGCTTCTCTAGGACTTTTTATCAAAGGCCAAATATTATGGTGTAGACAGTAAGTGGACCCATATCAAcagtgctgcagctctgagATGTAAACACTGTGAGTCACTGTCACTGGATAAAGTGGTGAGCTACACAGTCGAGCTGGGAAATAAGATGGTATCAATATTTAGAGCAAAATAACACAAGGCCAATATGTTTTTATAACACAAGTGATCTATATccgttttgtaaaatgttttgttgtttatcaagtgtttatttgctttccataaataatgtttcaaaaccacaaccttcactcagaagCTAAAATCAGCCTTTAAACATTAGACATTTATATCTGTCTATGATTTTTGGCTTTATCCCCCAGAACTATACCTGTAGAAGAAGTCCTTACAGTTGGCTATAAGGGTTTGAGATTATGATCCATGCAGCCACAGAAAACCCAAAGTTTCCAGATTTCTGTGCAAGCAACAATGGTTGATCAgtgttttattaatatattcaGAAACTCGAATACATGTGCCTATCAGAGATGGTGCTGTTACCATGGAGAGGAGCCACTCACAGCGGGAGATGACAGGCGGTACGATAAAGCCTTCATCAGCTGTTCAGTGTTTTTCAGTTTGCTCCGATCTGCTTTTTTACCATTTGGATTCTGAGGCTATCATTTTTTGATGCTTTGGATTTTGTCCGCAGAACTTTAACTTTGAAAATGTTTGCTATGCAAATGTTTGGCATCTTTTTTTGCATCACAACATTGCCTATTCAACCACACAACTCATCTATATCTTTTCATCAAGGTAAATAATAATTCTTTCTGTAGGATTCCGTAGGTAGAGTTCCGTCAATTTTCCTGAGTCTACGGAGTCCTAGCAAACCTAGATCCCCCCTGAGCGACAGTTCCagcatgctgatccaggagggAAATGAATCTGATGCAGCTACTCCTGACGTGTCGAAGC
The genomic region above belongs to Pleuronectes platessa chromosome 4, fPlePla1.1, whole genome shotgun sequence and contains:
- the mtrfr gene encoding mitochondrial translation release factor in rescue, translating into MSRLVPLITSVCRGVLWRRGCPGVSPSLNPLPGLTWVPAAGKKDLVDLPVLDEDELEEQFVRGSGPGGQATNKTSNCVVLKHVPTGIVVKCHQTRSVEINRKRARGIMREKLDVAYKGELSELIVKKKESVHKKQEKKKKAHENLERKRLFKEALVTESTHE